A stretch of DNA from Myxocyprinus asiaticus isolate MX2 ecotype Aquarium Trade chromosome 32, UBuf_Myxa_2, whole genome shotgun sequence:
AAGAAATACAAGGAAATCATCTAATCTCACTGACAATATAGTAAAAGCAAAACAGCTCATGCTAACACCAGCCATAATTGCACTTAAAAATCTAACATCCCTACAATGCATTCCCTATACATTACTCTTGCATTAAAATGGTATTCCAATGAACCAGCAGGTCACATGTATATAAATGCTGACTACATACTACTTTACTACACAATTTGTCAGcattttcacattcactttcCAAAGATTTGAATGCAATCTTTTGAAAGACACTGTCTTGATAGACCAGACAACAACAGCCAAAACCCATAGGGAAAAAACTCAACAACACGATATTCTGTaaatttaacaattaaaaaactCAAACATATGAGTAAAAGGTGGAAAACAAGTAACATTTAAGAAATAATAACTATTGTCCCTGGTTACATATATTTTATTCTCACTAAATAATTTTGAATCCCTGTAGGAGGTTACTATTTACTGAAAAGACATAAGCTCATCAAGATTTTTGAGGTATTCATCATCCTCTTCATTGCTTGAAGCTTTTGCATGACACTCGTTGTCCTGCCACATCTCACCCTTTACTTGGTAAATTAATCCCACTATCTCATTGGCCTTCCAATCATTTGGGTCATCCTTTATATGTTTTTGGGCAATCTTCATCAGTTTTTGAGCACTTCTAGTCCCCTCACCAGTATGAGGACCTATTGCCAAACACTCCTTGTAGTGCTGGATTGCTAAATCCTCACGCCTGATACTATACTGCTGGAACTGAGCATAGTGGAAATGGACTACATGCAGATGGTCATTTGTCTCTGTAGCCGTCTTAAATGTTGTTTCAAAAAGTCCCTCTGCCATGTACAGATCACCTCTCTCTGCATATTGAAGTGCCAGCTCACTCATTGCAATAATAAAGGAAGCTTTTATGGAGGTTGCTTTTTCCAaatggtagatgcttttatcacGAGCCTCATCTACAACCTCAGTGTCACGTCTTTCTCTCTGTAAATTCATTTTCTTGTTCTTGAAGCACAATGCTAACTGATGGTGTGTAAAGCATGAATTGGGTGAGCTTTCAAGTGCTTTCTTCAGCAGTGCAACCGACCTGTCTATAGACCCTTGATCCCTGAAGAATATACCAACATATCTCATGACATGTGGATGTTCTGGAGACCCATTCAAAGCCTCCTCCACCAATTTCTCAGACTCTTTCATCATTGTCTTGGAACATAACAATAGTTTCAGTCCCAGAAGTACTCTGAGGACATCATTATCTGGCTATATGACAGTGAAATTAGACTGAATGTACATatatttcagatctgcattttgttatggaaggtgatagaggaaaataaaatgtggaataaaataagattttttggaGGGAGATTGTGTGAACaaaaccaaaattacatgcttacaattCATCagaagattgtaaacatatacaataatatttacatttctggcaattagtccacagtatgtgtaaatggtgagcttttaaatttgagtgtaaaaAAATAGAAGGCGGcatcccaaaaatgcaccagagtggAAAAGCTTCAATAAGCTTTTACTAAAGCAAACACTAAGCAAAGCCAAGAATGAAAGGCCATTTGAAATGTCTCTTTCTCACAGTACTTTCTTAAGGACGCCATCATGACCAAGAAGCACCTCAATCCCTGGTTACAAAGGCActcttctgttgttgttgttttttggtttttgttgttgttgttttttaagcaAAGTCTACTCAAAGTCTAACCCAAATCAGACTGATGATGACATAGCTTATCCGTTATTGGCCAAACCTCAATTGACAACGATGACATGCGTTTGATGTTTATTCTGACActatctatattatattatcgCTTCTATCATAAATGAATCTTAATCTTAAATtaaaggataaaaataaaaaatcaaaatcgCTAACTCGAGTTTATTATAACAAATATTAGTTGTAGAGAGAAAGTTGAAGTTTGAAGTTGAAAGTTTTCTTAAAAATTGTGTACATGTATAGTTACATTATGTGGTATTGTAttgcatttgtaattttttttttatacatgtagATATAGTAGACTATGTAAAGGCCATTGACTATCAATGTCATCAATGTTGCATAATATCAACAAGGACCATAATGGAAATGAGTTTTTTTAACTTTGTGTTATCCTTGACAAATGAGT
This window harbors:
- the LOC127423257 gene encoding interferon-induced protein with tetratricopeptide repeats 5-like → MMKESEKLVEEALNGSPEHPHVMRYVGIFFRDQGSIDRSVALLKKALESSPNSCFTHHQLALCFKNKKMNLQRERRDTEVVDEARDKSIYHLEKATSIKASFIIAMSELALQYAERGDLYMAEGLFETTFKTATETNDHLHVVHFHYAQFQQYSIRREDLAIQHYKECLAIGPHTGEGTRSAQKLMKIAQKHIKDDPNDWKANEIVGLIYQVKGEMWQDNECHAKASSNEEDDEYLKNLDELMSFQ